ttaaatccaaATTACATGAGATTATAATAAGTTATAACTCCGGGATCAAACAATAAGGCAGAATGACCACATCAGGGCAATTATATGTACATTGTATGTCGATATGCATAATATGTAATGGTGTTCATGAGCTTCAATATTTGACTATAAAAGCTGCAGCAGTAAAATAAGTCAACTAAGGTATTCATCACACCAGTAAGTGCTAGTGTTTACTAGCAGAAACATTAGAAACAACTGATCttcataaaagaaaacacaatgctGCTGTGACACTGGCCTGTTGCCCTGCTCACTATCAGGCTGAGAGACTCATcaagacaaacagagagaaaaagcagaatGAGAAAAAGAGGTGTGCACAGGCCTGTCACAACTTAGTCATGAGTCACGCCACCAACTGTCAAAATGAGACTCTAAATTTAGCCGGTGAAAGAGTCTAGCCAGATGCTCTATGTCGTCACTCTGACACTAGCCTGATGTGCTTTATCAGTGTCCCATGTGGGCTGTCTGTCAAGCCAGCTGCTCAGAAGCTCAGCCTTATATTCGGAGCAAACAGGCCTCGATGTCAAGTAACTGTGGATTAGTCACATCAGGGAGGAGACATAGAGCCaaggaaaaatacaaacaaataaagtggtattgaaaaataaagaatGGCATAAATGGACACACCATCAACAGAACTCATCACAGATCTatgaatgaaaagtaaatatCCAAAGCCAGCctcatatgtttttatttccacagcAACTCCACCCCCCTCACTCCCCACCCCCTTTGCGAGTGCTGAAAGGAGAGAGCGTCATGCCCTCAACTGGAACAGTGAAGAGATAAAGCCACAAACACTGCGTGCGTGCAGACACGCACTCAGACGGCAACACACGCAGGCGATATTCAACCCAGCTTTCAACACCTATCGAAAGCACCAGGAGTCAGCTCTCTTAAAAAAACATGGGGATGAAACCTAACTCTGCTCCTTGTCCTGTGCAGGCTGAAGCAGTCTTCCTGCCATTGTGACTGTCATTATTGCTATGTCTCAAATTGCGGTCCGGCTAATGTCAGCCCTCCTCTGGGGACCTCAGAATCCCCTCCAGCCCTCTATGACTGAGGAGCAATTTATCTGTCAGCATCCCCCAGCACTCCTTCGCTACCTAATCCCTCCTTTCGCCAGGGGCCATGGGCTTCCACGGAGAACGCTCAGAGCCAGATCGCTCCCATTACCATCAAGAAGAAGCCACTTAGACGGCTAAGGGATGAGGATCTGCACTGCAAACTGCAATCACCGACTGACAGGAGCAGATGAGAATGGGAACTGACAAACAGTAACTATTATCAAGTGAGAGTTTTTGTACTGACTGTCAGACCGTGTGATAGTGAGAAGTGAGAGAgagcaaaaagcagaaaaacaagtatGGGTGTATTCATGCATGAgcatgtacacatgcacacacgcacacacgcacaataCAATTAATTGCACAACCAGAGCCAGAAATAACAATTACAGAGGGTGCAGTAAAATCACACATCCACAACCACACATCAGTGGGtcgtaaaaaaacaaacacatctctgCTACAGCCGGGCGCACAGCAGACACGGGGAGAAATGGAGTTATTCACTTCAAAGACCAGTACAGCAGTCTCTGTGCAAGTTAGCTTTACAAACTCCTTGCTCATTGTAATGTAGGTCAAAATTCTCTTTATCAGTCATTCAGTATTACAGTGAGTATCTCAGGAGATGACTTCACAAGACTTTTTTCACTCTGACTGTCCTCTCCGCTGTTTACTCAACCAGCAAAAGGCGCACAAGCCACTTCCTCATCCCCTGACCTAGGCCTGTCTCCGTTGTGCGTCATTAAAagccaaccacacacacaccacagcaacCCTCCTGTCTGACCGTCTGCGTGAGCCTGCCAGTGTCACAATACATGAGTCATGCTGTGCTGGAGGGGTATAAATAACATTAATTTGATAAGTGCATGAGAAAATCTGAAACTTTTGCACACTTTAAAGTatggagtttttaaaaaaaggtatTATATGCAGTGTGGGAAAAGTTGTTTTCCCAAAAGAGAAATTTTAAGACAACTGTAGATGGGTGCTTATGTGATCATTTGAGGTTCATTTCCAAACCTCATCCCCTGACATACATGATTATACTATCATTATAGATAGcaaccccccacccacccaacAGCTTACAGCTGCCTACACCTCTTATTTGTGTGTCTCTTATGGCTGCTCCTCCTGGCTGGAGACTCCCTGCAACCACAGCTACTCTCCTCTGCGCTCACGTGCTGAGCTTCGGGTTACAACATGTTTACCTACTTCCACCACTTCTGCTTTTTCCTTGATGTATCACTATTTCTGTCTATGTCTATCACATTTTACAACACACCCCCATAGAAGCAATATAATGCAGCACACCAGACAGTGTGCTGCATTATATTGCATTATATTCTATGGTGTTGCAACGGTGTCGCCCTGATCAGACCGGTGGTCAGTGTGACAGGTATCCTCCATGGCACTTGCCTGCACAGCACACTGAGGCaacaggagaaaagagagacagaggcagagagaaataaacaggaagaggaggcagagggagggCCTGGGGTTGGCGAGGTGGGGGAAGGGTTGTCCTGGTTCAGCAATGCCTTTGGCttaaggaggaggaggagggggggtaTAACACGCTGGGCTAAAGTTCTGCATGTGCACAGCCTCTCCAAAGCAAATATGAAGCAAACACAATGAAGGAGAGCAAACTTTTGACCCACTGTAAATCTCTGCTAGATTGACATGAAATccaaatattaataaaactaaatgtgtgGATGGTGTTCCTAATGTGTGGACCGCACTCTGCTCTGACTCTATAAACACACTTTTAAACTCCCTCTctaacacaaaaagacacacacaaacacagattgCCTTCTAGTTTGATGGTGGTAGTGATACACATGGCACAAAGTTAAAGCCTGGGGAAAGTCAAAATAAACAGTGCATACTTTGACCTATCTCAGCTACTGACATAATGAGCTTTCATTACAAACAACATAACATTGTTTTGGAGCAGTAAAGTTTCGGTTTACCACTGAGACCCAGCAGCCTCCAGTCGACAATAAACTAATTACATCTATCAGAGCAAACAGCTTGTTGTTGCCGTCAGCATATTATTATAGTGAATGTTTGATTCGTAGAAAAGTGTATCCCCCTGactttattgcattttattttgccaCCTGAGCTTAAGTATCCTATCTAGAGACAATCTAAATGACAGGAAAGAGATTTGTTTGCCTAGTGGCATTTACAGGTAGCAATCTGTTAGTCAAATTTGAAAACTGTCAGAACAATATTTACAACACACTTACATCAGGACTGTCTGCACGCAACACTTAATATAGGGCCATAAAAGGAGATTCTGTTACTGCTCGGGATATAAGTGGTCAGTTACACTTGTATGCTGCTATCAAACTAGAAACCAAGTTGTCTGGAGTGGGTTTTTAGAGTCAGCAGGATGCATCTTTTCTTCTCACCAGTTGCAAGTGTTCTCGGTGAAATTGGTCTCCTATCAGCTGGAGTTTCTGGCCAATACACGCCTCCACACTGTGCACGAGAGGTTGCTGCCTGGGTAGCTGCTCCATCCTGTTttgctcctcttctctttcttgttgCCTCACTTCCTGATCCCCAACAAGTTCAAAATGTGCCGGGAAGTGCAATCGAAAACCTGCGTTGCCTGTTGAGCATCAAGgctgatatttattattttgtaaacaTCAGCAAATGTTCAGTATGACAATATAATTATGGCAATGCACACCTGACAAGCCATTCTTAATGTGATTAGGTGATGACACAGAGTCAAAGTACAAAGTACTGCTGAACGTGGCTTTGACCAGTCTGACTGCTCGGCTTTTACAGCTTTCCCTgctgttgtatttcattttaatcacaTCTCATGAGCAATTTAAGAGTTTCATAAGTCACTCACATACAACAAACTCATAATACACTGATTTAAGGTCAGTCAGTTGTAATGTAGCTACTTTGGCGCCAATGTAATTTTGATGTCACTGATAATCAGTCGTCTGTGCAGTCTCTTACGCAGGTGAGCACTTCTGTCATGTGCCTTCAGTGACAATGCAAGTCTGGCGCCTTTTGAATAGCAAAGCAGCTGGGTACACTCCACACACACCATAAAAGCTGCTGTGATCACGACTATCAGGCGCCAGGGGTGAGATCAGTATGGCAACAGCGTTACCCATTTCTCACAGTAAATCTAACATAGCATTGTGCTTCAGTTTTACAACACTGGTTATCATGCACAAGACACGTCATCAGCCTCACCGTAGAAGAGTGGTCTTGGCTCCTCTGCGACTCCACAGGGCAGCATGCCGTTGTTCAGCGCCAAGGCAGGGCCAGGTGTCTGTGTGCCCCGGTCTTCACACTTTATCTCCCTGAACGTGGTGCGCCAGAAGTGGGGGTCTGGCTCAAAcacatcatcctcctcatcGTCCATACGGGGGCACTATGTGATGAACAGCCTTAAAAGTaacaggacagagaaagaaagggtA
The nucleotide sequence above comes from Mastacembelus armatus chromosome 22, fMasArm1.2, whole genome shotgun sequence. Encoded proteins:
- the bmf1 gene encoding BCL2 modifying factor 1, which encodes MDDEEDDVFEPDPHFWRTTFREIKCEDRGTQTPGPALALNNGMLPCGVAEEPRPLFYGNAGFRLHFPAHFELVGDQEVRQQEREEEQNRMEQLPRQQPLVHSVEACIGQKLQLIGDQFHREHLQLYHLNQRNQGLLWWRLATALLSLLFDRGFIAGGGRAGRR